TtaaatttgcaaaattctcCTCATCGTCCAAGGCGGTGGAGCTTCTACTATTCTGAGAGCTATTGAATCTCTCTgctcttttccttcttctttctatCTCTTCTACGGAGGACATTGAATTGGTCTCGACATTAATCATTCTGTGATTCTTCGTTTTACTactctttctctttcttccatCATTACCAAGTGATGATTTAGGAGTTGATCGAGTTGCCTGATTCAGTCCATTCCATACACCATGAAGGCCTGTTTGTGGCATGCTGCTAGTATTGTTCAAGTAAGGGAAGAAGCTCGGATTAGGTGAGATTGTTCCTGATTTTTCCGGTTTCGGTACTACAGGCAGCCCACTATCATTTGGGTGAAAGTTCATACcgttattgaagaaaaaaggACTCATTGTAGGTACACCTGGTAAACCATTGTTCGGGAGAGAACCTTCCATGTTACTTTTCCAGGGCTGTAAGGGCTCTTGAAAAGACGAAATACCTGCTCCGCTTGGGGCCAATACGCCCGGAAGTTGCGATGGTAGGAATTGTGAAGGAGGTGGCACTGGAGGCGCACTTGGTGGGGGGAAAGCAGGAGGCATAGGAATCTTTCCGCCTTTAGACACTGTGCTCTCCTTCTTCCGTTTCTTTGCATCTCTATTCTTTCTATTTTGGCCCAAGCTCACAGGGTTTACCTTGTTATACGTTGCATCCATCAGTAGCTTGATTACTCTAGGCTTATCTGCTATTGAAAGATCACTtgtggtgatgatgatcttcCATTATGTTAAGAAACTacttgaaattcaaaacGTATGATAGAGTAGTCACGTGATTTGtttttaaagaagatgTCGATTAATGAGAAGTGAATAAATTGATATCATGAGTCGATTTTAATGTCGGAGGATGTAGCTCTATTTGTTGAATTATTCACAAGATTGTGTACGTAACTATTCGTCATAGCTTCCAAAGGAAAGTAGTCCACCGCTATGTCTTGAGTGCCTGGAGAAATAGTCGTAATCGATGGATACAGCATTAGCTAGCAAGACTGCCCTTTGATCTAAATCCAAAACGGAATCGCTTAGCAAATCTGGTGGGTAAAcattttcaaagctttGCTTGGAGTCGAATCGGATGACGTAGACACCTGTATCAGTAAAAAACTCTCTGCCTAGCCCAACCCAATTTCTGTCAACACCTGCCATTATCTTACCATTTGCGTCCATCACCGGAAATTCGAACGATAGGAAAGGTGCATCGATTTGCCCATACTCTGAAAAGGACCCCTCTGAACCGAGGTCCCTTTGGAAAAGTTCATAACGACGCCTCCACAGATGCCAATTTTGAATAGACTCACCAACGAGTATTCCTTCGCCCTGTGAATCATCGATGTATTGAGGCTGAGGTACATTACCAAAAGGTGACGACGAATGTACCTCTTTTTCGAGCGTAGACGATTGTTTGACATAATCCTGCTCTACTGTCGTAATAGGTGGCAAAAACGCTTTAATATGTGAGTTAATCCATGAGAAAGGTCTTCTGATAGTCATAATAACATTACCCCAATTGTCGAAGACATCAACCGTAAAGGGTCTGTGCAGTTTGTAAATTTGACGCAATATGGCCTTGCCTATTGAAAAGTCTCTTTCTTGCATATAACCAATCCTGTTCCCCAAAACATCCATTATGGCGTACTTATTTGCCTGTTCGAACCCTAAGAAAACGTTCATCATTTCTAGCTGCCTCTCAATGACAATTGTTGGCTCATTCAAAATAGTTGTCGCTACCGGATGATGTGGTTGGATGAAGGTTGTCTCCACTTGACTTCCAAGGATATCAGACGCCAGTGCGGTTCTTGCACCTTGAATGCCATCACCTCTTTGCCGCAGCCTCCTAAAAGGACCGTTTCTAGCAACCTTTGCCGTACTAGAATATAGTCTGCGTAGCATTATCTGCATAACTGGTGATATTGTACCCTGTATTTGCAAGCaagtttgatctttctaCAGCTGTGGTTCGGACTTATCTAACACGTTATGTTTCGGGGCataatttcattgaaattggtaTTGCTATCGTTCGGATCGAAAACGCTCAAGCATCGACACCGGAAGCTACAGTCGAATTGGCAAGGTTGAGAGACTATAACCAGGCTGAACTACCGGAAGATACTAACAGGCTAGGGTGGAAAGAGTTCGCATATCGTTCTGGAGATGCACACGAAATCTGTTATTTTCTCATTATGTGAAACATCATTCTAAAGCACTGTTGCAAGCATTCGATAGCAAGTTGCAGGTCTGccatttcttctccttcagGTGAAGGAAACGGTCCGCTCGCCCTAATGAGCTCCTTCGTTGGCCTTGTAAGTCCCTAGTGGATTCTCGCAGGCGAGATATGAAGGACAGTGGCTAGCTATGGCATTCTTTATATTGTGATTTATTCACTCAAGAGTAAAAATACCACTGGCAGGCCCCACTCAGAAAGAGATAGGCTCCTAAGATCTCGTCATTAATAAAGTACATTTAGTTTCACATGTCATTCAGAAATTGTATGGGAGTTTGGCCGAGTGGTTTAAGGCGTCAGATTTAGGTTGTATCGaccaaaatctctgatatcTTCGGATGCAAGGGTTCGAATCCCTTAGCTCTCAtgttttttatttttcaaaatttcattttttttctttctgAGTATtatttcgatgaaaaaatcATATTGAAATAGTGAGCTCAAGGTCGATCAGCAGGCTTCTTCGACCATTTGGACCGATTGAACCGTGAATCAAAACTATTTGACAATGTTCCGCTCGATTGTGACCAAGAGAGGTGTGCATACAGTTCCTAGGCTCCCACAGGCATCGCATTTAAGTCGACAGGGTGTTCCAAATGTGCTGAGTGTCGGTGGCTTCAAAGTTCTGTGGGACCAGCATCAAAAATACCTATGTGATAAACTTACACTTGCTACAACTGGTACCAGTATGGAATCATATTTGCCTTTCCACTTACTACTGAACACGGCTAAAAAAGCTTCTCAAAGtcatatcttcaatctGGCCTCGGCAGCTCACAATAATCatttatttgttgaaaacaTCGTTCCAACCTTCACCTCTACTTCGACTCAACCATCTCGTTTATTTTTGACCTGTGTAGAGGAATCATTTGGTTTGGATTGGGAAgccttgaagaaagaaatggTCCGTCGTGCTGAGCAGGATGTGCTTGGGCAGGGCTGGCTCTTTTTGGTGGAAAACAGTGATAAAGAACTGCATATTCTAACGATACAAAATAACGGTACGCCGTACTACTTCCCAAGGAATCAACTATTCGATTTGAATTGTGCATTGACCTTAGAGGAGTTTGCACAAttagaagaaatcaagaagcTAGTGGTGGAGCAAGGAGACAAAAAGGTCAAGGACTGGACAGTGCCACTAGTATGTGTTAGTCTTTGGGATCAAGCTTACCTGCATGATTACGGCGTTCAAGGCAGATCAAAATATGTGGAAAACGTCCTGAATAACTTAAACTGGGGTGTTGTAAACAATAGACTGTACTCAGACTCATTATGAGGGTTCTGCTCTGTGAATATTTACATCGATATCTACCGTCCTGTATATATGGAACCCGACCTGTATCATACGACTTTAGTAGCGACAggttttcctctttcatcttttaTTAACGTAGCCCTGTTTCTCTGACATAAAGGCTTAATGCAGTGAGCTAACAGTGGTTCTGGCATGCCATGGAACTCCCAGTCAGCGGTTTCGTCCCCTTGGGCTAGTTCATATATGGTCACTACCTGATTCAGTTTCCCCGAGTTTTCAAACCATTGCAACACTAAGGAGGCCCAAGAGTCTAGAGTTCTCCATAACACATAATACTGGGACGAGTCTTTCCTCCCAGTTTCGGTTCCCATAGCTTTCCCCTCTTCACACATCTTTGACCATATTTCTTCCACAAATACTTGAGGCACCGATCTCTGAATCTCTGAATTTATAAATATGCTAATCCTCGATTTGTTGTACTCATCTACTGGGACACCTTCTAATGTCATACACCAGAAGTTTTGTGATTTGCAGTATGCTAAAACTAGGTCTATCCATGAGGCTATTTGCTGCCTCCTGATAATCGCATTCGGTTGTCGGGTATAGAGTGGTGGGAATGAATATATAGCAGGAAGCACCGTCGATGGATCAGTCATGATGATTTGTATTACTTTTAGTCAAGCGACTTGAGCAAGCGATTCGCGAAGTACTCATGATTCCTTCTAATCAAGCTTGAACAACCTGGCCTATGGAAAGGGTTCAAGAACTAGAACGCGAGCACGTTCAATTGTATGGTGAACTTCTAAAAGCACTCGATAAGCTCTACCAGCTTCAACGTGGCCATGGCAGGATCAGAGACAAGGACGCTGAAAGCACCCTGGCTACCAGACGACAGCTTCAGATGAGTATTGAGAAGAGTGCTGCAATGATAAGAACTTTGGAAAGATTGCTGAAATACGAAGGCAATCCAGACATGGGATTGACCACTACTGAAGACCTTCTTGCGTTGAGGTTGGGCAAGCTAATGCAAGAGAACTACGAGATGGACTATGATGTTGCCGAATTTATGAAAAGAGAGGACAAAGTACGACAAGAACtcagagaagaaagattacAATACTCGCGATTGACCACTAGATTGAGGGAACTTAGCGACAAGATTAATAGCCAGAAAGATACTCCTGATGAGTCTGACAAGATAAAAAGTATTCCCACGCTAGGACGGTCTGAAATCATAGATCAAAATGAAAGAATCGAAGAATTACTGATAGCACTCAAGATTCACGGTGGTTACGATCCAATGCTGTAAATCCTTTTTTTAGTAGCGAGCAATTTCCATTGACGCTCCTCCTAAACACATCATTCTAGACACATCACCAGACGTTGTTCAAGATGCCACTTAGGTTCCAATCGGGTCCCAATTCGTCAATAAACTTTACTAGTCTTATTCTTATAGCTCATAGTTAGAAGGTCCGTCTGGCTGGGTAAAATGGTTTTCTTTTTTCGtttaaaattttttttctactTCCTCGAGAATTGGAGCCTTCGAGCTCATCGCACACCTCATCGCATCTGAACGGTTGATTACAACTTTCAATTACGATCGATTTTATCACATTTTGCATTCAACTCTGTTTAACTTGTTCTTAATTCACCCCTGCCTTTTGCTTGTACTTGTGATTAACTTGTTCGCTCGTTAGAGGTAATTACTCTAGTAATATTTGGTAGCTTTCAAAGGAAGGGCAGGCTAAAATACAAACAGGATTCATAGCAGTTAGAATGAAGTACGTCGTTGTCTCTGGTGGTGTCATTTCCGGTATTGGTAAGGGTGTTTTGGCCTCTTCTACCGGTATGCTTTTTAAGACCTTAGGTCTTAAAGTTACTTCGATTAAGATCGATCCTTACATGAACATCGATGCTGGTACTATGTCTCCTTTGGAACACGGTGAGtgttttgttcttgacgATGGTGGTGAGACCGATTTGGACTTGGGTAATTACGAGCGTTACTTGAAGGTTACTTTAACTAAGGACCACAACATTACTACCGGTAAAATTTATTCTCACGTCATCTCTAGGGAGAGAAAAGGTGATTACTTGGGTAAGACTGTGCAAATTGTTCCTCATTTGACCAACGCCATCCAGGATTGGATTGAACGTGTAGCTCGTATTCCTGTGGATGACACTGGTTTGGAGCCCGATATCTGTATCATTGAGCTCGGTGGTACCGTTGGTGACATTGAGAGTGCACCATTTGTGGAAGCTTTAAgacaatttcaattcagaGTTGGTAAGGAGAATTTCGCTTTGATTCACGTCTCTTTGGTACCTGTGATCCATGGCGAGCAAAAGACTAAACCTACGCAGGCAGCCATCAAGGATCTAAGATCTCTTGGGTTGACCCCAGATATGATCGCTTGTAGGTGTACCGAGGCTCTAGATGAACCTACCATTAACAAGATTGCTATGTTCTGCCACGTTGGTCCCGATCAAGTTGTTAACGTTTACGATGTCAAGTCCACTTACCACATCCCATTGTTACTATTAgagcaaaagatgatgGACTACTTGCACAAAAGATTACAATTGGGTGACATCCAATTGGCCGCAGAAGATAGACAGAGGGGTGAACAGTTATTGGAGAAATGGACCTCTATGACCAAGAATTTCGAAGCTTCCGACAAACTGGTCAAGATCGCGCTAGTTGGTAAATACACAAACTTGAAGGACTCCTACCTGTCAGTGATCAAGGCCCTCGAGCACTCTTCGATGAAGTGCCGTACCCATTTGGAGATCCTATGGGTTGAAGCAAGTGACTTGGAACCTGAGTCCCAGGAAGTTGACAAGGCCAAATTTCATGAAGCTTGGAATAAAGTTAGTACCGCTGACGGTATTTTAGTCCCTGGTGGTTTCGGTTCCAGAGGTACTGAAGGTATGATTTTAGCTGCCAAGTGGGCTCGTGAAAGCAACGTTCCATACCTAGGTATCTGTCTAGGTCTGCAAATCGCTACAATTGAATTTGCTCGTAACGTAATGGGTCTAAAAAATGGTAACAGTGCCGAATTCTTCCCTGATCTAGCCGAAGAGGACCAAGTGGTTGTCTACATGCCTGAGATCgacaaggaaaagatggGTGGTACTATGAGATTGGGTTTGAGACCTACCTTCTTCCAAGACTCCACCGAATGGAGTAAGATTAAGAAATTATATGGTGATAAGGCTTCCATTTTAGAGAGACACCGTCATCGTTACGAAATCAACCCCAAATTGGTCAGCGAACTAGAAGACAAGGGTCTAGTCTTCGTTGGTAAAGACGAAACCAACGAACGTTGTGAGATTTTTGAACTGAAGAACCACGACTATTTTGTCGCTACACAGTACCATCCAGAGTACACCTCGAAAGTGCTAGACCCTTCACGTCCATTCGTCGGTCTAATCGCTGCTGCCGCAGGGATCATGGACCCTGTCCTCGCGGGTGAATACGAGTTCCATGGGAAAGCCGATTTCTAAGTAAGAATCTTGTAGAGAAAAGTATGTATAGTGCTTAATATAAAGAACTAATTAATTCATTTGGTAATACCAATGACACCACAGGCGTTTCTTCCACCGGCATTACCGGTCTTCAAAGACTCCTCGACACCACCTTTACCCAAGTCATCCTGACCGGCATGGATAACAACGGTTCTACCCAAGATAGAAGTTGGACCggtcaatttgatcagtGAGTCCTGTAGAGAACCCTTAGCGACACCCTTGCCATCGGTCTTGAGGTTACCCAAGTCACCAACGTGTCTAACTTCGGCCTCACGAGCACCGTGTGTCTTACCAGTAGGGTTGAAATGTGGACCAGCGGAGGTACAACCGTTAGTGTTGTCACCAAACTCGTGAATGTGGAACCCACGCTCAGCGTTGGCATCATTACCGGAAATTTCCCATGAAACGGTAGTAGGTTCACTTTCGGACTTCTGCTCGAAGTAAACAGTACCAGACACACCTGCGTCACCCTTCAACAATGCTACAGCTTTAACCATCTTTCAATATTGCTCAATGCAGTCAATTAAACACCTAAGAGGTCACCAATTCAGCGTAAAAGTGTGAGCAAATACCCTTTTCAACACCTTATATAGGTGCCACTCCTCTCGAATTTGCCCAACTTAAGGAGAGGTGCGGGTAACGGTGACCAATGCTTATTcagcaagaagaacagtCATTGGGCGAGCCAAAAGAGTGGTCCACTAAGAGTGGTTTTGGCATCTAACGAGGTTCGTCGGGGTCCTTGTCGGTGTCGTGGTCGGTCGAGGAAGGCCCTGGGAGGAATACGATCAGGTAGGCCGTGCTTCCAACGATGACGGAGGTGAATAGCCACATGAGGATGGTGCTGGGCTTGCGAACGACCTTGTGGAAGAACTCGATGACCGGATTGTCGTAGAAGAATGCCATGGGTTTTTTTTGGGGATAGTTGTGTGTTGTTTGAGTGGTAGTGAGCTTATTAGAAGTGTTTTCAAGGGACTCGCTTCGTTGTATAAACAACagagaatgatgaagaggtcAAAATAGAATGATCTGGCGATGGTTTTGGTGGTTTGCAGTGATTGGAATGGTTATTGGTGAAGAGTTTGGCTCTACGCGGGAATTGTATGAGAGCTTGATGGTTTCGGAGTTGTACACGTTTGTTTACGTTTACTCGCATGGGTGCCACTCACAGGAAGTTGGGCCTGAATTTGAACAGCTGGCTCAATTGATGTTAGGGGAAGATGGGCAACCGTTGGTTGGGTTTGCCAGTATCGATGGTCATAAGTCGCGTAACTTTGCTCGACAATTTAACGTGGAGTCCTTCCCTCAATTGCTACTGTTTAAGCCGCAAAAAGAGCCAGCACAGACTCTACTGGATCTCCTAGGGGACGTGTATCATGGTGGGAAGAGTTCTGTCGATATGGCCAAATACTTATGGCAACAAACAGGCCATTTGCCTCGATGGCCAAAGTCCGAAGATTCTGTGCTAGAGCTGGACAGCTTAAATACACTACAGAAGCATGCGAGTACTTTTAACAGTTATTGGAGTCGTTCGTTCACCGTCAATTCCTCTGGCGAGCTCATGCAACAAGTCATTTTGATCGCTTTCTTGACACCGTGGACCCGCACAAAATACCAGGATATGTTCCTCGGTGGCATGCCGAACTCTCTGGTCGATAAACTAAGTGCCAAATACGGTTCCCAATTAAAATTACTGCGGCTAGATTCTTCGCAAGAGAATATGGCCTCGGTAGTCAATGAGTTCCGCGTATCGACTGAACCATCTATTTTTTTACTCTTTCAAGAGGACAGTCGGGACTCCCGCATGGCACTATTGGAGCTTCTGCCCTACGACTCGCAAACCTGGGACCACGAAGCGCAACTAGTATCGCAACTGGTGGATACCGCCGTCGGcaggaatttttcacagTTGCAGCAACTATCGCGAGACTACCACTCGATTTACCTCTATGATTCGCTACAACAAAGGCAGCAAAAAATCCAGGATGATTGGGACCAGTCTCTGGTCGATCAAATTGGCAATTTCACAGATGCTGATACCATTCTCTCCAGTATATGGGGTATGTAACTTTATAATATCGGCTACCCGGCCTTGTAACCATTAAATTCAATAATAAGGCCAGCTCGAAGAAGCCAGGTATCAAACCTCGAATTGCTCAGCCTAACAATACCAATTGTCATGAATTTGTTCAGAATAGTGGCAGATCTTTCGCATTTGGCGAGTATTCTGATTCTGATTCACACGATCAAGACAACAAACTCCATCGATGGTATCTCGTTCAAGTCTCAGGTGCTTTACGTTTTGGTGTTTGCCAGTAGGTATTTGGACCTATTCTTCCGGTGGATTTCCTTATACAACACGTTGAtgaagcttttcttcatcggtTCATCCATTTACATTATTATGCTACTGCAAAACGCTAAGAACACCGTTGCATACAAGGAAATGATCTTAAAGGATACTTTCAAGGTTCGTTACATTCTAGCTGCCAGTGGTGTTCTTGCCCTTCTTTTTAATGAGAGGTTTACTGTGATTGACATTTTATGGAGTTTCTCGCTGTGGCTTGAGAGTATTGCCATTTTACCACAACTCTTCATGTTATCCAAGACTCGCAAAGCTCCAAGCTTGACAATTCATTACATCTTTGCATTAGGGCTTTACAGAGCCCTATATATTCCCAATTGGCTTTGGAGATGGCTAATGGAGGACAATAAAGGTTTCCAAAAACTGCCTTTCGTCACAGGTTTCATACAAACTCTTGTATACTCCGATTTCTTCTATATCTACTACCAAAGGGTTATTAAAGGCGACCGTACAAGACTGCCTCATTAAATAGAAGATCTGTGTAtaaaaaaatgaaaaaattgatataCTGCACTCAATCCCTCTTTAATTCGTAAAATTCTTTCCTTACACCATCCTTTGTCACAATTAATATTTCTAACCCATCACCAACTTGAATGTGTCTCTCCGTAGCGGAGGTGAATGCATCTCTAACCAATTTTATAACTTCTTCGATACTCAGGTAAGTTTGCGGTCTTCTTACTTTCCCATTAGTGCCCGGTTCGAattgattcttgaaattcacTTGGTTATCCAAAAAGGGCATAATCAAACTTGCTGCTGCACCACCTGCTCTACACTGTTCTCTCTCGTATGAACCCACAGGGTCGAATGAATAGACTGCACCTTTACCCTCTTCATCGAGTCCGGCAATAATTGTGTGCACATAGTATGGAAAAAATCTCTTACCATATAGTAAATGCTGAATATTTCTTGCCGCAGAAGAAAGCGACAATTTCTTATCATTGTGATCGAAGTGGTACCATTTCACACTattcttgaatcttttAACCAATGCTTCACCATCTGCAGCAAACCCATTTGCAGACATTACTATGTTGTCACCGCAATCAAACACTTTAGACTCATGACGTGAGTTAATAGAGTAATCGGTAGTGTGTCTAGTGTCACCAGCTAGTACAGCGAAATCTTCACCTGCGATCCCCAAAATTGTACCACCATTGTCGGTATAAGGATTGAACTGGTGCTGAATGGGCGTATGCGCCACTTCATTAGAGTATTCGGATGCAATCGTCGTCATGGCCTCGCAAATGCTAGCCTCTTCCTTTGATTATAGTGCTGATCATTTGCCACCCTTAGTTAAGACTTTAAACTTCGAGGTCTACGTCTAACATGATGCAAAAATTAGTATCACGTGCATATGTCCCTGTGTCATGTGATATGTCAAGCTTGTCCATGACATTGGCGTTCTGTCTCGACATTCGTTCTATTTCCTGTTTGGGTAAGCAGGAATTGCTTTTTCCTTCTAAGCTGCAAGGCTCGAGAAACTAGGCAAGCTTGTATACGTCAATTCAGCAGGAACCACCCGATGATAAAAAACACTAGATCGTAGTTCGATGCCCGTTGTGACGAACGGCGATGTAAGTGacagaaaatttttcctGGTCCTCGATAAGCTCAGATTATCGATTGGAGCCTAACCGGAGAAGTCCCTGTAGCACTATTGTAGCCTTTTAGCAACTCATCTCGATAgtaagaaaaaaaaaaaaaaaaactgGAAAAAATGTATATAGGTGAAGAGCTGGGGCCAAGGCTAGTCGTTGATGAGCTTGAGTTTTCTTCCACCATCGTCATTCTTGTCTTGTATTATGTCTTGAAAAACTGGAGTTTGGAGTTTGGAGTTTGGAGTCTTTTAGGATGGAAGCTCATTACAATGACGAGGATGAGTTTGTAAAGATCCAGGACAATGAATCCAAAACAAAAGCTTTCAGTTTGACCACAGAGACCAATTCGCTGGATGGTGGTGATAGTGGAGTTGCGAAAAAGACTATCACTGAGGAGGACAGATCTTTTTGGCAGAAATTCATCGATCTCATCGAGGTCAAGCACCCAGACGGGTTCGGTGAGTCCAAATCCAAATCTGTGGTCGAAGCGTACGTGTATAATGGTGAATTGACACCTGTCGAGGCTGCCAGACGGAAATGGACTTGGAAACAGTATGTTTTCTTCTGGATGTCTGGTACTTTTAACGTCAATACCTGGCAAATCTCTGCCACCGGTCTGCAGTTGGGGTTGAACTGGTGGCAGACATGGATTTGTATATGGGTTGGTTATTTCTTCGTTGCAGTATTTGTCGTTCTGGCCTCTCGGGTTGGTAATATGTACCACTTGTCATTCCCCAGTTCATGTCGTATCGCCTTTGGCACCTATTTCTCAATCTGGGTTGTGTTGAACAGAGTTGTCATGGCCTGTGTGTGGTACTCTACTCAGGCCTACTTGGGCGGTATCTGTGTGCAGTTGATTCTTCGATCTATCTTTGGTAACAATTTGAACTCAAGGTGGCACGATACGATTCCTAGTGTTAATTTGACCCCATACGAATTGGTTtgcttcatcattttctgGATTATATCTCTACCATTCCTATGGTATCCTCCACATAAGCTGCGTCACATCTTTGCCATAAAATCGGCAGTCACTCCAATCGCAGCATTTGCATTACTTGTATGGTCCGTACGTAAATGCGGTGGTAATCTTTCATTGGGATCACTCAACGGTAACTCTACTATGGGAAGTGCCGCTACAGCATGGGCAGTTATCAGGTCGATCATGAGCGCTATGGACAATTTCTCTAC
The window above is part of the Torulaspora delbrueckii CBS 1146 chromosome 3, complete genome genome. Proteins encoded here:
- the PRE7 gene encoding proteasome core particle subunit beta 6 (similar to Saccharomyces cerevisiae PRE7 (YBL041W); ancestral locus Anc_7.480) produces the protein MTTIASEYSNEVAHTPIQHQFNPYTDNGGTILGIAGEDFAVLAGDTRHTTDYSINSRHESKVFDCGDNIVMSANGFAADGEALVKRFKNSVKWYHFDHNDKKLSLSSAARNIQHLLYGKRFFPYYVHTIIAGLDEEGKGAVYSFDPVGSYEREQCRAGGAAASLIMPFLDNQVNFKNQFEPGTNGKVRRPQTYLSIEEVIKLVRDAFTSATERHIQVGDGLEILIVTKDGVRKEFYELKRD
- the FUI1 gene encoding uridine permease (similar to Saccharomyces cerevisiae FUI1 (YBL042C); ancestral locus Anc_7.481), translated to MEAHYNDEDEFVKIQDNESKTKAFSLTTETNSLDGGDSGVAKKTITEEDRSFWQKFIDLIEVKHPDGFGESKSKSVVEAYVYNGELTPVEAARRKWTWKQYVFFWMSGTFNVNTWQISATGLQLGLNWWQTWICIWVGYFFVAVFVVLASRVGNMYHLSFPSSCRIAFGTYFSIWVVLNRVVMACVWYSTQAYLGGICVQLILRSIFGNNLNSRWHDTIPSVNLTPYELVCFIIFWIISLPFLWYPPHKLRHIFAIKSAVTPIAAFALLVWSVRKCGGNLSLGSLNGNSTMGSAATAWAVIRSIMSAMDNFSTLILNAPDFSRFGKTPVSSMWSQFIALPLCFAVISLLGIICVSAAYTLYGVNYWSPLDILSRYLDGYSAGDRAGVCIISFSFLFDQLGANLSSNAIPAGTDMTALLPKFITIRRGSYICAAISLAICPWNLLASSSKFTSALSAYAVFLSAIAGVIFADYYILRKGYVDIFHCYTNKPGSYYMYNRYGTNWRAVVAYVVGIVPNFPGFIGSVGPKVPEGAMKVYYLNYFVGYLVSAITYLILAYFFPMSGTPEGVKMSDRVWLERWVEVEDFPYEREQFERNWNTQQEHSKSA